The following proteins come from a genomic window of Bubalus kerabau isolate K-KA32 ecotype Philippines breed swamp buffalo chromosome 20, PCC_UOA_SB_1v2, whole genome shotgun sequence:
- the UCN2 gene encoding urocortin-2, which produces MTRWALLTLMVLTLGRTLLVPATPTPGFQLLPQNFPQATACPVTSESPSASTTAPSTAWGRPSPDPHPGPRITLSLDVPLGLLQILLEQARARAVREQAAANARILAQVGRR; this is translated from the coding sequence ATGACCAGGTGGGCTCTGCTCACGCTGATGGTCCTGACATTGGGCAGGACCCTGCTTGTCCCagcaacccccaccccaggcttccagctCCTCCCTCAGAACTTTCCCCAGGCCACTGCCTGCCCCGTGACCTCGGAGAGCCCCTCAGCCAGTACCACGGCACCCTCCACTGCTTGGGGTCGCCCCAGCCCTGACCCCCACCCTGGCCCCCGCATCACCCTCTCGCTGGATGTCCCCCTTGGCCTCCTGCAGATCTTACTGGAGCAGGCCCGGGCCAGGGCTGTGAGGGAGCAGGCTGCTGCCAATGCCCGCATCCTGGCCCAGGTCGGCCGCCGCTGA